CACCTAAGCCCGGATTGTAGAAAACTCATTGAAAATGCCGATAAATTGATTGATGTCAATGTCATCGAAGACCCCAACTACAAGCTTGCGGTTGATAAGATTTAAAAAAATAAGGGTAACCATGATTTTGGTTACCCTTATTTTTTACTCTATGGCAGAAAATACCATCTGCCTAAACTTCCATCCCGATTGATCTCCAGTTCCGCCCTGAGTTTGTTTCATCAATATCCCAATGGTATTGGTAACAGGGTCTGCAAAGTATTGGGTATTAAAATATCCACCCCAATCAAAAGTCCCAAGACTCCCAATTCCACCTTTAGCAACTCCCTGCTGATCCACGAGACCAAAAGCTAAACCATAGTCTTTGCCTCCATTTCCAAGCAAATCCCCAACTTGATTCGACATGATGGTTTTAATGGTCGTCGGACTCAACAAGCGAACGCCATTATAGGTACCTCCATTTAAATACATCTGCAGGAATTTCGCATAGTCTAAAGCAGTGGAGGAAAGCCCAGCTCCTCCAGAAAAGAATGTTTTCGCTCCTTTTTTAGGATAATCTGTATCATAAAAAGTTATAGGATAAGCTTCCCATTCTCCGTCAACTTTACGATGAACTGTTACTAATCTCTCTCCTTGTGAATCGCTCAGGTAAAATCCAGTATCACTCATTCCAAGTGGATCAAAAATTCTGGTTTTTAAGAACTGGTCAAATGGCATCCCTGAAACAATTTCAATGAAATACCCCAAAACATCTAATCCTAGGCTATAAGTATACTGGCTCCCCGGGTCATGATGCAATGGCAATTTTGCCAACTTTTTGATGTTATCACTTATTTTCACAGGCTTGGTAGTAAACAAATCTACTATACCAGCTTTGTTATAAATCATCTTAAAACGCTCATCCCCATCAATCACACCATATCCAAGACCGGAAGTGTGAGTGAGCAAATCGCGAATTCTTATTTCACGGGAAGCAGGCCTACTGGAGTAGGTAGTATCTCCATATCGAAAGTTTGTCAATACCTGCGGCTGAGCAAACTCAGGGATAAATTTTGAAATTGGGTCATCCAAACTGAACTTTCCTTCTTCCCAGAGCATCATGACTGCAGTGGATGTGATGGCTTTCGATTGTGAAGCAATCCTAAAAATTTGATCCATTTCCATTTCATTCCCAGAAGGAACGTCAGCAAATCCTTTGGCAGCTTGATAAACAATCTTACCATCTTTAACTATCATAGCTACCAAGCCAGGCACCTGATTGCTACTGATGGTCTCCTCAAGCATTCCGTCAATCTTTTGTATTCTTTCTTTTGAAATACCAGGCATTACTTGATCACCCAGTGGAGTAATATTTACACTATGCTGCCCAAGCACTGGCATGGACAGTACCAAAAAGATAAATAGAAGCAGTTGAGTAGATGGGGCTATTTTCATATTGATTGGGTTTTAGAAACCTTAAGCTAATGAATTCCAATTAGTCTTCGATTTTCCTGGTGGAGAAAAAATAAAAAAAGGCAGGCCAGAAAATTCCAGCCTGCCTTATAATCAATCAATCAACAATCAATCTAATTCTACTTCAAAATAATACTCTGTACCATTTTGGAACATTCCTAGCACAACTACATCCTCACCTGATTTCTCATTTAAAACTTCTAGCAGTTGTTCTACATCAGTAATTCGGGTTCTTCCCTCATCACTAATAATGGAAGTAATAATAAATCCTGGTCTCGCTCCGGCATCTCTCCACTCAGATTCTCCAACTACACTGATCATCGCTCCACCATTTAATCTTAAACCTTCTTTAACCTGACTTTTAAGCTCTTCGAACATCATTCCACCAAACTCATAGGTTTTAGGAACTTCTTTCTTCACAATTTTGGTGTCACCTTCCATATTCTTCAAAGTGGCTTTTGTCTTATTAAGCTCTCCATCTCTTAGATATTCAATCTCCACTTGATCACCAGGTCTTTTTCTAGCCACCATTTCTTGAAGGTTAGAAACATTTTTGGTTTCTGTCCCATCCACACCAACGATGATATCACCTGACTGAAGACCAGCCTCAGCTCCACCACTATTCTCAGTTACTTCGCTTACATAGACACCTTGATCAACTCCAAAATCCTTTCCTAAAGCCTCTCCTAATTCAGGACTTACGCTTTGAATTCTCACTCCTAGCAAGCCTCTTTGAACAGTACCATATTTCATCAGGTCGTCCATTACTTTCTTGACTAAGCTTGAAGGAACAGCAAAAGAATATCCATTGAATGTTCCAGTACGAGAAGCTATTGCAGTGTTAATACCAATAAGTTCGCCTGCTAAATTCACAAGGGCTCCACCCGAGTTTCCTGGGTTTACAACAGCATCAGTCTGTAGAAAAGATTCTACCTGCATATTGTTCTCGTCACTTAAGATGTTAATGTTTCTGGCTTTGGCAGAAATGATACCTGCTGTCACAGTAGAGTTTAAATCAAAGGGATTTCCTACTGC
Above is a window of Algoriphagus machipongonensis DNA encoding:
- a CDS encoding serine hydrolase domain-containing protein, whose product is MKIAPSTQLLLFIFLVLSMPVLGQHSVNITPLGDQVMPGISKERIQKIDGMLEETISSNQVPGLVAMIVKDGKIVYQAAKGFADVPSGNEMEMDQIFRIASQSKAITSTAVMMLWEEGKFSLDDPISKFIPEFAQPQVLTNFRYGDTTYSSRPASREIRIRDLLTHTSGLGYGVIDGDERFKMIYNKAGIVDLFTTKPVKISDNIKKLAKLPLHHDPGSQYTYSLGLDVLGYFIEIVSGMPFDQFLKTRIFDPLGMSDTGFYLSDSQGERLVTVHRKVDGEWEAYPITFYDTDYPKKGAKTFFSGGAGLSSTALDYAKFLQMYLNGGTYNGVRLLSPTTIKTIMSNQVGDLLGNGGKDYGLAFGLVDQQGVAKGGIGSLGTFDWGGYFNTQYFADPVTNTIGILMKQTQGGTGDQSGWKFRQMVFSAIE
- a CDS encoding S1C family serine protease — translated: MSKKQFFIGIILASLIGGIVALAGVGFLIQPQSATNFDEKQQTSFVNLLSGEDFTIPDGINFVASAEVVTPAVVHIVSEVSYTSSGNRQKDPLQEFFGLPMPEGDQRGRGRGPIGKSSGSGVIISPDGYIVTNNHVVENATKVDISLENNKRYVAKVVGTDPTTDLALLKIEDEGLPFVKFGNSDNVKIGEWVLAVGNPFDLNSTVTAGIISAKARNINILSDENNMQVESFLQTDAVVNPGNSGGALVNLAGELIGINTAIASRTGTFNGYSFAVPSSLVKKVMDDLMKYGTVQRGLLGVRIQSVSPELGEALGKDFGVDQGVYVSEVTENSGGAEAGLQSGDIIVGVDGTETKNVSNLQEMVARKRPGDQVEIEYLRDGELNKTKATLKNMEGDTKIVKKEVPKTYEFGGMMFEELKSQVKEGLRLNGGAMISVVGESEWRDAGARPGFIITSIISDEGRTRITDVEQLLEVLNEKSGEDVVVLGMFQNGTEYYFEVELD